Proteins from a genomic interval of Stenotrophomonas sp. 24(2023):
- a CDS encoding FAD-binding oxidoreductase yields the protein MTPAAGQSWGRYPRAEQQIIPVHDRGGALPLPPDGSSVLPHGNGRSYGDSCLNPGGTLLHSGALDRFIAFDPATGIVRCESGATLADILAIALPQGWFLPVTPGTRYATIGGAIGNDVHGKNHHRAGTFGHHVRCLELLRSDGSRRRLSPADDDGLFSATLGGLGLTGFITWAELQLRRVPGPWIDTESIRFGNLDEFFALSRASAADFEYTVAWIDCLASGRQLGRGHFLRGDHAPGDALAATPSSAPRRSMPVVPPVSLVNRLTLRPFNTLYYWRQPARQARRLSHYQSYFYPLDGINHWNRMYGPRGFLQHQCVLPPQHAREATAALLAEIARSGRGSFLAVLKEFGDRPSPGLLSFPRPGTTLALDFPNDGPGLLTMLDRLDAIVSEAGGAVYPAKDARMSGALFRQAFPAWEAFSRFIDPRFSSGFWRRVME from the coding sequence ATGACCCCAGCGGCCGGCCAATCCTGGGGGCGCTACCCCCGGGCCGAGCAGCAGATCATTCCCGTACACGACCGTGGGGGTGCCCTGCCCCTGCCGCCCGATGGCAGCAGCGTGCTGCCACATGGCAATGGCCGCAGCTATGGCGACAGCTGCCTCAACCCCGGCGGTACGCTGCTGCACAGCGGTGCGCTGGACCGCTTCATCGCCTTTGATCCGGCCACGGGCATCGTGCGCTGTGAATCCGGCGCCACCCTGGCCGACATCCTGGCCATCGCGCTGCCACAGGGCTGGTTCCTGCCCGTCACCCCGGGTACCCGCTACGCCACGATCGGCGGTGCGATCGGCAACGACGTGCATGGCAAGAACCACCACCGTGCCGGCACCTTCGGCCACCACGTGCGTTGCCTGGAACTGCTGCGTAGCGATGGATCGCGCCGGCGGCTGTCGCCAGCCGATGACGATGGCCTGTTCAGCGCGACACTGGGCGGCCTGGGCCTGACCGGTTTCATCACCTGGGCCGAACTGCAGCTGCGGCGTGTGCCCGGCCCATGGATCGACACCGAATCGATCCGCTTCGGCAACCTGGACGAGTTCTTCGCGCTCTCGCGCGCATCCGCAGCGGATTTCGAATACACCGTCGCCTGGATCGACTGCCTGGCCAGTGGCCGGCAACTGGGGCGCGGGCATTTCCTGCGCGGCGACCATGCACCCGGCGACGCCCTTGCAGCCACGCCCAGTTCGGCACCGCGCCGCAGCATGCCGGTGGTGCCCCCGGTCTCGCTGGTGAACCGCCTGACCCTGCGGCCCTTCAACACGCTCTACTACTGGCGGCAGCCGGCACGGCAGGCACGCCGCCTGTCCCATTACCAAAGCTATTTCTACCCGCTTGATGGCATCAACCACTGGAACCGCATGTACGGTCCACGGGGTTTCCTGCAGCACCAGTGCGTCCTGCCCCCCCAGCATGCGCGCGAGGCAACGGCCGCCCTGCTGGCGGAAATCGCACGCAGCGGCCGCGGTTCGTTCCTGGCCGTGCTCAAGGAATTTGGTGATCGGCCTTCGCCGGGCCTGTTGTCGTTCCCGCGCCCCGGCACCACGCTGGCCCTGGATTTCCCCAATGACGGCCCGGGCCTGCTGACGATGCTCGACCGGCTGGACGCCATCGTCAGCGAAGCAGGCGGTGCCGTCTACCCGGCCAAGGATGCCCGCATGTCCGGTGCCTTGTTCCGCCAGGCATTCCCGGCGTGGGAAGCATTCTCCCGCTTCATCGACCCTCGATTCTCATCCGGCTTCTGGCGCCGGGTGATGGAGTAA
- a CDS encoding UbiA family prenyltransferase: protein MCVDLDGTLLRSDILYESLLALLARNPLYVFLLPFWLLKGKAFVKRQLATRVQLPAETLPYDERVLDILRTTPQRPRVLCTASDRLLVQPIADHLGLFDEVMASDGKTNLSGSHKGEALAARFGERGFDYMGNGRVDLKVWAHAGGAIVVNNGAALARDAARQTEVLAHLPPQNGGLLTWLKALRVYQWLKNLLVLVPLLTAHRFLEPVAIIDAGIAFLAFGLCASGVYLLNDLLDLTPDRMHPRKRKRPFAAGTLPLLHGLLLAPLITLAGFALALLCSPAFAGVLLCYYVMTLSYSLKLKRIVMIDVVLLAALYTVRIIGGAIAIDSELSFWLLAFSMFVFLSLAMLKRYTELASALANGKEMAIGRGYAVADLPLVQSLGAAAGYIGVLVFALYINSPESLELYGHPKLLWLLCPILLYWISRMWIVSHRGDMHDDPIVFAATDRGSQIVISLCVLIVLAAI from the coding sequence CTGTGTGTCGATCTTGATGGCACCCTGCTCCGTTCGGACATCCTCTACGAATCGTTGCTGGCCCTGCTGGCACGCAACCCGCTGTACGTGTTCCTGCTGCCGTTCTGGCTGCTCAAGGGCAAAGCCTTCGTCAAGCGCCAACTGGCGACCCGGGTGCAGCTGCCGGCTGAAACACTGCCCTACGACGAACGCGTCCTGGACATCCTGCGCACCACCCCGCAGCGCCCGCGGGTGCTGTGCACCGCATCGGACCGCCTGCTGGTGCAACCCATCGCCGATCACCTGGGCCTGTTCGACGAGGTGATGGCCAGCGACGGCAAGACCAACCTGTCCGGCTCCCACAAGGGCGAGGCACTGGCCGCCCGGTTCGGTGAGCGTGGTTTCGACTACATGGGCAATGGCCGCGTCGACCTGAAGGTCTGGGCCCATGCCGGCGGGGCCATCGTGGTCAACAACGGCGCGGCGCTGGCCCGCGATGCCGCCCGGCAGACCGAGGTGCTGGCACACCTGCCCCCGCAGAATGGCGGGCTGCTGACCTGGCTCAAGGCGTTGCGTGTCTACCAGTGGCTGAAGAACCTGCTGGTGCTGGTGCCCCTGCTGACGGCCCACCGCTTCCTGGAACCGGTGGCCATCATCGATGCCGGCATCGCCTTCCTGGCCTTCGGCCTGTGCGCGTCGGGCGTCTACCTGCTCAACGACCTGCTGGATCTGACACCGGACCGCATGCATCCGCGCAAGCGCAAGCGGCCGTTTGCCGCCGGCACCCTGCCGCTGCTGCACGGCCTGCTGCTGGCGCCGTTGATCACCCTGGCCGGCTTCGCGCTGGCCCTGCTGTGCAGCCCCGCCTTCGCCGGCGTGCTGCTCTGCTACTACGTGATGACCCTGAGCTACTCGCTCAAGCTCAAGCGCATCGTCATGATCGATGTGGTGCTGCTGGCCGCCCTCTATACCGTACGCATCATCGGCGGTGCCATCGCGATCGATTCGGAACTGTCGTTCTGGCTGCTGGCCTTCTCGATGTTCGTGTTCCTCAGCCTGGCCATGCTCAAGCGCTACACCGAACTGGCCTCGGCCCTGGCCAACGGCAAGGAAATGGCCATCGGCCGTGGCTACGCCGTTGCCGACCTGCCGCTGGTGCAGTCACTGGGTGCGGCGGCCGGCTATATCGGGGTGCTGGTGTTCGCGTTGTACATCAACAGCCCGGAAAGCCTGGAGCTGTATGGCCACCCCAAGCTGCTGTGGCTGCTGTGCCCGATCCTGCTGTACTGGATCAGCCGCATGTGGATCGTCTCCCACCGCGGCGACATGCATGATGACCCGATCGTATTCGCCGCGACGGACCGTGGCAGCCAGATCGTCATCAGCCTGTGCGTGCTCATCGTGCTGGCAGCGATATGA
- a CDS encoding lysylphosphatidylglycerol synthase transmembrane domain-containing protein: MTDRTPPAPATPARRGRAAGWVLAVAAIYLAALWYLDRDRNILSRLLDLAAPLAACSLLVLASYIARYQRWRQVLGTLGHPLHGWAPGLLAYLAGFAFTASPGKAGELLRIRYFNWQGIPPATTLTAFIFERALDLLVITAMAVGAAALVPVFGMLAAIILGILLALAAMGCLPVLARGTHRAIEHLPGLPVRRLAHFLVGGASALGPLLRPRVLAPGTLLGLLAWLLTALAFTLLCHAQGITLAWPLALGIYPLAMLVGALSFVPGGVGTTEAAIVLMLAASGVPTDTALAVAIGIRLASLWLAVLVGMFSAALLELRFRPRHAP; encoded by the coding sequence ATGACGGATCGCACGCCCCCGGCACCGGCAACGCCGGCCCGCCGGGGGCGCGCGGCGGGCTGGGTGCTGGCCGTCGCGGCCATCTACCTGGCCGCCCTGTGGTACCTGGACCGCGACCGCAACATCCTGTCACGGCTGCTGGACCTTGCCGCACCGCTCGCAGCCTGCAGCCTGCTGGTCCTGGCCAGCTACATCGCACGTTACCAGCGCTGGCGCCAGGTGCTGGGCACGCTGGGCCATCCGCTGCACGGCTGGGCACCGGGCCTGCTGGCCTACCTGGCAGGCTTCGCCTTCACCGCTTCGCCCGGCAAGGCCGGCGAACTGCTGCGCATCCGCTACTTCAACTGGCAGGGAATTCCTCCGGCCACGACGTTGACGGCCTTCATCTTCGAGCGTGCGCTGGACCTGCTGGTCATCACCGCGATGGCCGTGGGTGCCGCCGCGCTGGTGCCGGTGTTCGGCATGCTCGCTGCCATCATCCTGGGCATCCTGCTGGCCCTGGCGGCGATGGGATGCCTTCCCGTCCTGGCCCGTGGCACCCACCGCGCCATCGAACACCTGCCGGGACTGCCGGTACGGCGCCTGGCGCACTTTCTGGTGGGGGGTGCCAGTGCCCTGGGCCCCTTGCTGCGTCCACGCGTGCTGGCACCGGGAACCCTGCTGGGCCTGCTCGCCTGGCTGCTGACAGCCCTGGCCTTCACCCTGCTGTGCCATGCGCAGGGCATCACGCTTGCGTGGCCGCTGGCACTGGGCATCTATCCCCTGGCCATGCTGGTCGGCGCGCTCTCCTTCGTCCCCGGGGGCGTCGGCACCACCGAAGCGGCCATTGTCCTGATGCTGGCGGCCAGTGGCGTCCCGACCGACACCGCGCTGGCCGTGGCCATCGGCATCCGCTTGGCCAGCCTGTGGCTGGCCGTGCTGGTCGGCATGTTCTCGGCCGCACTGCTGGAACTCCGCTTCCGCCCGCGGCACGCCCCATGA
- a CDS encoding electron transfer flavoprotein subunit alpha/FixB family protein has product MSKVLVIAEHHDGKLNAATAKTVSAAAAISGAQIDVLVLAADPAAAAAEAAKISGVTQVRTVANAANAHPVAQVLAPQIAKAAAGYSHVFGPSTTFGKDLMPCVAALLGVAQVSDLMAVEGSHTFKRPIYAGNAIITVEAPADQTVVATVRTASWPEAAQGGNASVEAISVDAALPAHTRFVGLAAASSDRPDLQSAKRVVSGGRGVGSEENFKVIYQLADKLGAAVGASRAAVDAGYVPNELQVGQTGKIIAPELYVAVGISGAIQHLTGIKDAGTIVAINKDGDAPIFEIADIGLVGDLFTLLPELEAAL; this is encoded by the coding sequence ATGAGCAAGGTTCTCGTCATCGCAGAACACCACGACGGCAAGCTCAACGCCGCCACCGCCAAGACCGTCAGTGCGGCCGCGGCCATCAGCGGCGCGCAGATCGACGTGCTGGTGCTGGCCGCCGACCCGGCCGCAGCCGCAGCCGAAGCGGCGAAGATCAGCGGCGTGACCCAGGTGCGGACCGTGGCCAATGCCGCCAATGCGCACCCGGTCGCACAGGTGCTGGCCCCGCAGATCGCCAAGGCCGCCGCCGGCTACAGCCACGTGTTCGGCCCGTCCACCACCTTCGGCAAGGACCTGATGCCGTGCGTGGCCGCCCTGCTGGGCGTGGCCCAGGTCTCGGACCTGATGGCCGTGGAAGGCAGCCATACCTTCAAGCGCCCGATCTATGCCGGCAACGCCATCATCACCGTGGAGGCCCCGGCCGACCAGACCGTGGTCGCCACCGTGCGCACCGCCTCCTGGCCGGAAGCGGCCCAGGGCGGCAACGCCAGCGTGGAAGCGATCAGCGTGGATGCGGCCCTGCCGGCCCACACCCGCTTCGTCGGCCTGGCCGCGGCCAGCAGCGACCGCCCGGACCTGCAGAGCGCCAAGCGCGTGGTCTCCGGTGGCCGTGGCGTCGGCTCGGAAGAAAACTTCAAGGTGATCTACCAGCTGGCCGACAAGCTCGGTGCCGCCGTGGGCGCCTCGCGCGCCGCCGTGGATGCCGGCTACGTGCCCAATGAGCTGCAGGTCGGCCAGACCGGCAAGATCATCGCGCCGGAACTGTACGTGGCCGTGGGCATCAGCGGTGCCATCCAGCACCTGACCGGCATCAAGGACGCCGGCACCATTGTCGCGATCAACAAGGACGGCGACGCGCCGATCTTCGAGATCGCCGACATCGGCCTGGTGGGGGATCTGTTCACCCTGCTGCCGGAGCTGGAAGCGGCACTCTGA
- a CDS encoding electron transfer flavoprotein subunit beta/FixA family protein, whose protein sequence is MKILVAYKRVVDYNVRIQVKPDGSGVVTDGVKLSPNPFDEIALEEALRLRDKGIASEVVVATIAPADAQAHLRNGLAMGANRAIHVVTDQAIQPLTAARALLKLIEKEQPELVILGKQAIDDDASQTGQMLATLWGRPQATFASKLDIADGKATVVREVDAGLETLEVDLPAVVTTDLRLNEPRFIKLPDIMKAKAKPLETLPLAELGVDAADTLKITHYAAPSKRSKGVMVKDAAELVAALKQKGLL, encoded by the coding sequence ATGAAAATCCTCGTCGCGTACAAGCGCGTGGTGGACTACAACGTCCGCATTCAGGTCAAGCCGGACGGTTCCGGCGTGGTCACCGACGGCGTCAAGCTGTCCCCCAACCCCTTCGATGAAATCGCCCTGGAAGAAGCCCTGCGCCTGCGCGACAAGGGCATCGCCAGCGAGGTGGTGGTCGCTACCATCGCCCCGGCCGACGCCCAGGCCCACCTGCGCAACGGCCTGGCCATGGGTGCCAACCGCGCCATCCACGTCGTCACCGACCAAGCCATCCAGCCGCTGACCGCCGCCCGTGCCCTGCTCAAGCTGATCGAGAAGGAACAGCCGGAACTGGTCATCCTCGGCAAGCAGGCCATCGACGACGACGCCAGCCAGACCGGCCAGATGCTGGCCACGCTCTGGGGCCGCCCGCAGGCGACCTTCGCCAGCAAGCTGGACATCGCCGACGGCAAGGCCACGGTGGTGCGCGAAGTCGATGCCGGCCTGGAAACGCTGGAAGTGGACCTGCCGGCCGTGGTCACCACCGACCTGCGCCTGAACGAGCCGCGCTTCATCAAGCTGCCGGACATCATGAAGGCCAAGGCCAAGCCGCTGGAAACCCTGCCGCTGGCCGAGCTGGGCGTTGATGCCGCCGATACCCTGAAGATCACCCACTACGCCGCGCCGTCCAAGCGCAGCAAGGGCGTGATGGTCAAGGACGCCGCCGAACTGGTGGCCGCACTCAAGCAGAAGGGGTTGCTGTAA
- the rfbB gene encoding dTDP-glucose 4,6-dehydratase has product MPTWLVTGGAGFIGGNFVLEAVARGIKVVNLDVLTYAGNLKTLSSLDGNPDHVFVQGDIGDRALVARLLAEHQPDAVLNFAAESHVDRSIDGPGAFIQTNVVGTLGLLEAVRDHWKGLPAEQGAAFRFLHVSTDEVYGTLGETGKFSETTPYAPNSPYSASKAASDHLVRAFHHTYGLPVLTTNCSNNYGPYHFPEKLIPLVIAKALAGEPLPVYGDGKQVRDWLFVTDHCEAIRTVLAKGQVGETYNVGGNSEKQNIEVVQAICALLDARRPRADGQPRSSQITYVADRPGHDRRYAIDASKLKNDLGWEPAYTFEQGIAFTVDWYLDNQDWVNGVLDGSYRLQRIGTAV; this is encoded by the coding sequence GTGCCCACTTGGCTTGTCACCGGCGGTGCCGGATTCATTGGCGGTAACTTCGTTCTCGAAGCCGTCGCCCGCGGCATCAAGGTCGTGAACCTGGATGTGCTCACCTACGCCGGCAACCTGAAGACCCTGTCCAGCCTGGACGGCAACCCGGACCACGTGTTCGTGCAGGGCGACATCGGCGACCGCGCCCTGGTGGCCCGCCTGCTGGCCGAACACCAGCCCGATGCCGTGCTGAATTTCGCCGCCGAAAGCCACGTCGATCGTTCCATCGATGGGCCGGGCGCATTCATCCAGACCAACGTGGTCGGCACCCTGGGCCTGCTGGAAGCCGTGCGCGACCATTGGAAGGGCCTGCCGGCCGAACAGGGGGCGGCTTTCCGCTTCCTGCACGTGTCCACCGACGAGGTGTACGGCACCCTGGGTGAAACCGGCAAGTTCAGCGAAACCACCCCGTATGCGCCCAATTCGCCGTACTCGGCGTCCAAGGCGGCCTCGGACCATCTGGTGCGTGCGTTCCACCACACCTACGGGCTGCCGGTGCTGACCACCAACTGCTCCAACAACTACGGCCCGTACCACTTCCCCGAGAAGCTGATCCCGCTGGTGATCGCCAAGGCGCTGGCCGGTGAGCCGCTGCCGGTGTACGGCGATGGCAAGCAGGTGCGCGACTGGCTGTTCGTCACCGACCATTGCGAGGCGATCCGCACCGTGCTGGCCAAGGGCCAGGTCGGGGAGACCTACAACGTCGGCGGCAATTCGGAAAAGCAGAACATCGAGGTGGTGCAGGCCATCTGCGCGCTGCTCGATGCGCGCCGCCCGCGCGCCGATGGCCAGCCGCGCAGCAGCCAGATCACCTACGTGGCCGATCGCCCCGGCCATGACCGCCGCTATGCGATCGATGCCTCCAAGCTGAAGAACGACCTGGGCTGGGAACCGGCCTACACCTTCGAGCAGGGCATCGCCTTCACCGTGGACTGGTACCTGGACAACCAGGACTGGGTCAACGGCGTGCTCGACGGCAGCTATCGCCTGCAGCGCATCGGCACCGCGGTCTGA